DNA from Podarcis muralis chromosome 13, rPodMur119.hap1.1, whole genome shotgun sequence:
CATGAACAGTTTAAAATTGTATATATTGTGTAATATTTTGCAatttttcttaataaaaaaatcatttgaaacTGTGCTCATTGTATATTTATAGATTTggattacattttaaaatgtttctttattGTAAACAGCTTCAAGATCTGCAGACATTAAGTGATCATGAGGTGGActggactaaataaataaataaataaataaataaataaataaataaatgttactaATTCGTTAGATTTAATATCCATGTTAATGTAGCCAAATACTCTTTTCTATTTGCTCTATATCTTTAGATGACCTCAATAAGTGGTTTCATACactgtagatgttaaatagcacagAACATAAGAACTTAACTGGATCAGTCCATGGGCCCATGTAgactagcatcctcttctcatggaCCAAGCAGATGCCTATGTGTAAACACATAAGCATAACAACAACTCTCCCCATTTGTGTCTTCCAGCAACACAACAGTGTTGGGAGACTGCAGCCATAGTGTCTAGTAGCCATTAATAACATTAGtaagtagtagtattagtagtagtatttaaaatttgtatactgcccttcaatctTAGGCGCGTCAAGTTGGGCACAACATGGGGGGGGACAGGCATCCCACATACATGATGTCACATGTGTGATGTATCCTCCTGGTGTCTTTTTGAAGATCAACAGATTGCAAAACTCTACATAAATTTTAACTTCAGTGCATGCATACAAATGTTACATGTTATGCATATTAAACtttaaccttccccccccccgcccctgccccACCTCTTGTTTTGGAGGGAGTTTTTATCCTCCCCCCACCTTCTAAGTTTTCCATACTTTGCCAATTATCCAGATACCTCCCTTTTGTTCATTGTGGTGGGTGTGATTTGGTTACAAAACACAGCCCATCCCAAGTTCAGCACTTGAAGGAAACATATTCAAAGCAAGACTGAAAGTAGAGAATGTTTCGAGTTGTGCTAATTATCATTATATGCACTTTTTTATAATAATCAGGCAGGAGTAACAGAAAATGATGGGCTTTATTTAAACTAGCTggcattctctttctctccctcctgcttggTCTCTGTACTGTTTGTGCTGAGCCACTTGCTGGTAGCTGCTTCCTTAATCTGTGCTTTCCCTCTGGGGCACTAAGTTTCTGTTTTAACCCTCTTGCTTTGTGACACATTCAGGAAATACCATTTTTGAATATTCCCTTAagtaaaacaaagacaaaaacaaaaccatgctAGTATAAACTGGCCAATGCATCATACTTCTAGCAGCAAGAATTCCAtgtaaaaaattatatatttcaGAAATGTGATACACCCATCTGCTATAATAAGTGCAACAGCCCAGCCTACCACAATTTTGCTTGTGGAAGGCTGGTGTTCTGCTTatccttctttttttcttccaaaatttTTACACTATCGATATTCTCCAGggcaccaacatttctccattctcTTCAacaacctccctgctgcctctttGATCTTATCATTCCTCAGACAGTAGATCAGTGGGTTGAGGACAGGTGTGACGGCAGCATAAAAGACTGTTGCTGCCTTTGTGACCTCTGAGTTGCTTTCTCCACCTGGAGCAGCTAAGTATACCCCTGCCACAGAACCATAAAAAATCGTCACCACCATTAGGTGGAAGAATATGGTGGAGAAAGCCTTCTTACGACTTCCTTGGCTAGAGGTTTTCATCAGAGAGAGAATCACTGCACCATAGGACAGGATGACACACAATAAGTTACCCAAAATCACAGCATTTACGAATATCTGATAGATGAAAGGAGCATTTCCTAGTGGAGGGCAGGCCAGAGACAGAAGTGGCCCAGGATCACACAACAAATGGTCAATGACGTTTGGTCCACAGAAGGACATCTTGGAGATCAAAGTCACTGGGACAATGTTCCACAGGAAGCCAAGGATCCAACAGGTAGCCATCAGGGCATAGCAGGCATTCTGGGACATAATTTGTGGGTAACGCAGTGGGTGGCATATGGCTAAATACCGATCCAAAGCCATGGCAGAGAGGAAGAAGTCCTCAGTGCAACCAAGAGAAAAAAAGATGTAGAACTGGAGGAAGCAAGCCTGGAAAGAGATCTTCCCATGAAGGGTTATTAGATCAAAGAGCATGCGAGGTATAGTGGTGCTCACATAGCATATCTCCAGCCAGGAGAAGCTGCCCAGAAGGAGATACATGGGAAGTCGTGACAAGTGGGAGTCTAGAACGACCAAGGTGATAATGGTCATGTTCTCAGCCAAAGTCAGCACATAAAAAGCAGTCAAAAAAATGAGGAGCAGCAAATGCTTCTTTGGCCCACCTCCAAATCCTAGCAAAATGAATTCTGTGACATCAGTCCCATTGGCCATCTCCATCTGCAATCACAAAAGAGAAACACAGTCACATACCAAGAGCGAGTATCATCTCCCTGTCTGCCTGTAGACTCAGCAAGCTTATCATTTGTGGATGGTGTGTGCTAAGGGAATAAATCCTTAGGCTGAGAGGAAAACACTACTACAAATCATtgtctccctctctgctttcattGAAAAGCAAAGACTAACCAGGCATGCTGCTTTTAAGGAGGGCAGCAGAATATTCTGCCTCCTTCATTTTAGATTACATATACTTATTCTTGAGATTGCATATCAGTTATGAGGCATAACAAGTAATGGTGTTGCAtccatttaatttatatttatttattgaggggAAAATCATAGGCCACTTAATCAGAAGATTCTCTAAATTATGAAGATAATAAAGCAGTCAATAGCACATAGATAAAGACTTAAAGACAAATACCGTATACAGGTAGGTAGCTAAGTTATAGCTGAATTATACCTCTTAGGACCAAAATAAGTAAAGTTTCagaagaatataggaagctgccttataccaagttggGCTATTGCTCCTTTTTCCTCAGTATGGTCCACATTGATGGGCAGCAGCTTCTGAGGTTTCCAGTGAGGTGCCCCAGAGAtactctgtatgcaaagcagttagtctaccattgaactatggcccttcccaagtATTCTAAACTTACCGTACCTATGACCGCTAAAATGTGCATCATCATATCATTATCAGAATGGTATGTGAGAACATGGAATATCTAAATGGCACTTCCCAGATTATGTTGGACTccccactcccatcagctccagccaagatAACCAATGGTCcaggatcatgagagttgtagtccatcatcaTCTAAAGTGCATCCTGTTGACTACCTATGTTCTTATTTCTTTGAAACACCCTTTTAGTCCATAGGAGTGGACTTCCTTAAGCATCTGTTGTCATCAACATAGCCATTTCTTTTTAAGTGTGTAGGAATCTAGTgctagtgtagtgtagtgtttgtttgtttgtttgtttgtttgtttgtttgtttatgtattatgtaatttgtgttcttattttgtattttttgttgttgtgaacCATCCCGATTTAGTAAGAAATCAGGGGTGGACAAGTTTTAGCACTCTGTATGCTGTTGGATAACAACTCTGAGGATTTCATCTGAGAGCCCTGtacttgtttctctctctctctctctctctctctctctctctctctctctctccctccctccctccctccctccctccctccctctgagacCCTCTTGCATTATGATGATGTTGTCGATGTTgtcgatgttgttgttgttgttgctgctgctgctgtcattgtTCTGTAAGCTTCTCTGGGATCTTTTTTAGATTATGAGTGTGGTAGAAATGTTATTAATAGATAAGGAAGTAAGTAAAGATCTTTCTCTCCTACTTTCCTCTTTGTCTCAGATGATGCTCCATATTGATGTGTCAACATTTCCTTGCCCATAATCTTTCTGAATAGGGCTACCCATTGAAATACATCCCCTCTGGTCTCTTACCACAGTCTCCTTTGCCTTGTTAAAGGTATCAATTTATATACCTCAGTAGCATGTAAGGAGTCAATCCCTCCAGCAGAAGGCTCATCACCTTGGCTGTGTCGGAGTTCACAGATTGTGAAAAGAAATATATAGTTGTTTCCTGTGTCTTTTAGAAAGAGATGGTAGACTTGTCTGTGGACTAACGCTTGAATGCTGGTGTTAAATATTCAGCAGCCCTTGGAGATGTGTCTCTAAGGAATGTTCTCATTATCCATTAAAACAAACTCTCTTTTGGGACGGAACATCTTCATTTGCTATAGTGAAACATGGGTAATTCCACAGGCAATTGTCTGTTATTTTGAGTTGAAGACACCCAACTGTTCAGGGTGGTAAAAACAAAAGGGGATTATGAGGAGCTCCAAAAGAGTCTTTCCCCACTGCATAAATGTGCATTAAATTGAGGAAGGGCAGAAATGTAACTCAGTGTAAATAAGAGTAAATTGATTCACATTGGGACCAAAAATCCTAACTTCACATACACACTAATTAGGTGTGAACTGGCATGGAAAGAGATGTTGGCTTAATAGTAGACAGCTTGGTGAAATTGTGGAGccatgtgtggcagctgtgaattaATTTCATGTTAGGGATCTTCAGGAAAggggttgaaaataaaactgtaaatTTCTTGAAGATTCGCAGTACCTAATCTTAAGTGGCGTAGAGAGTCTGCTCATTTACGTAATATTCTTTTGACCCTTCGGGTTCCATAGTTTAAAATGGAAGATGGTAGCGTTTGAGATTTTCTACAATCactcccttaacaaacaacaacaacagccatgtACTAGAAGGCATAATCAACCTTTTTGAAGTCAGATTGGATGGTATAGAAAGAATGGAAGGCAAAACTGCTACCTCTTGATGCACCCCTACTCCCAATAACTAAACATTTCTCATTCTGCAGAGCAAGTAGATCATGCTCATTCACCAGATTGGAATCAATAGGGTTTACAaattaaatgatttttaaaaacaaaacaaaaaaacccttacaGCTCCAGAAGTTAACTTTCTATTGGGTGACATATCCTGCAGCTGGCTATAGATTTACCAGGTTATACACTTTCTAAAATAATCAAGTATATCAGCTCAGGCACCATGCAACCGAAATAGTTTTGAATAACTTGAAAGATCCAAGCCTCTAGGGAAGGACATTGTTTTTCAAATATTCAAAATTGGCAGAAAAATCCAAACAGAGATTTAGACCTCCATTCCAATTAAAATATAACATGATGGTGGCAACGGAATATGATAATGAACAAGACAGTTGCGTCAATTCTTTATTTTTCTAAGCTGCTGCCTTTTGTTCAGTTCAGCCCTCGACACAATAAAAAGACATTTTGGGGAACATATGAAGTCCagtaacccagcactggaggccaagatctCCACAGCAGCCATTCTGTATATTATCCTTATATACTCAGATATGTTAGAACAGAGGAATTTAACAAAAATATATCACAGATTTATAAAGAATTATTCCTCAAGTAAGCATACAGATTGCATTCCATTTACATTTTATTGAGGGAATAAAAATAGTTGCAAATAtcccattgagagccagtgtggtgtagtggttaagagcggtagtctcgtaatctggggaaccgggttcgcgtctccgctcctccacatgcagctgctgggtgaccttgggccagtcacacttctttgaagtctctcagccccactcacctcacagagtgtttgttgtgggggaggaagggaaaggagaatgttagccgctttgagactccttaaggggagtgaaaggcgggatatcaaatccaaactcctcctcctcctcctcctcctcctcctcctcctcctcctcctcctcctcctcttcttcttcttcttcttcttcttcttcttcttcttc
Protein-coding regions in this window:
- the LOC114583311 gene encoding olfactory receptor 11H6-like, translating into MEMANGTDVTEFILLGFGGGPKKHLLLLIFLTAFYVLTLAENMTIITLVVLDSHLSRLPMYLLLGSFSWLEICYVSTTIPRMLFDLITLHGKISFQACFLQFYIFFSLGCTEDFFLSAMALDRYLAICHPLRYPQIMSQNACYALMATCWILGFLWNIVPVTLISKMSFCGPNVIDHLLCDPGPLLSLACPPLGNAPFIYQIFVNAVILGNLLCVILSYGAVILSLMKTSSQGSRKKAFSTIFFHLMVVTIFYGSVAGVYLAAPGGESNSEVTKAATVFYAAVTPVLNPLIYCLRNDKIKEAAGRLLKRMEKCWCPGEYR